Genomic window (Phocoena phocoena chromosome 20, mPhoPho1.1, whole genome shotgun sequence):
CCATTGAGTTATGGGCATCATTTTGACACAAGTAGGTGTTatagtacaatgcctggcacatacacCTTCAACACGCAGTGCCTGAGATATAAAATCTACCTCTAAGTAGATGAGTAGAATACCCACGGAATCCTCCATGACACCTAAAGGAAAATGTTCTCACAGACTGGAGCTGATCTAGAATGTCGGGTCAATCATAACCATTGGTAACACAACCACAGACCCCCAGTTTTTCGTGGAAGAACTTGGGCAGAGCCTGTGAAGATGAGACAAACTTAGGGAAGGGACGGTTTTGCATGACTCACTCCAGAGTTTCCAAGGCAGAAGCTAATTTCATCTCAAGGATGGGACCGCTGACAGAGAGCCTCGGCTTACGTAACTTTTGACAGTGCTTTAGGCAAAAGGAAGAAACCTGGAGGCGCTGATACCCATGAATGTCGAGATCAGCTTCAAGGAGGTGATTCAAAATCTGCCTTATAAAATTTTCGTCCTGAGTCTCACATAAGCACTGGAAGAATTGTAGGAATCCGAAGTGGACTGAGACAGCATCACGCTTCTCCAACCCTTCTGCCCGATCTAATAATTCGTCCATTACCCTGGGAGACATTTCACCGCGTAAAGTATCTTCTAGCTCTCTTGCTAGGTCTGTATTTAAAAGACCAAAGGATAAAAGAGCCATCTGATGCCAGCAGAAGTTTGTGTTAGCAAAGGCGTCATTCAGGAACACCCTCATCTCTTGATGCTTTGAGGGACCACCAAGGGATCCTCTTGTTCCCCAGAGCACATAAAACACGGCCCCCCAAAATGCCTGGAAACCTTGGTGAGTGAAAGAAATGCGCTCTTCACGGTCACTGACCTTTCGAAGAATATTCAACCTCAAGAGAGAATCAGTAAAAGAGGCTTCCAGATGCCCTTGTTCCATGACCTCTTTTGCAAATGTGAAGTTTGAGAATCACATCCCCTCTGCAGCCAGAGAGCACAAGGCTCTCCACTGTTCCGGCAAGCTCTGATATGACAAGCTCACCTCCACTGTGGCAAAGAAGCTGCAGAAAAAATAGGCATGGATGCTGGTGGTGGTCTGTGTGGCCAGCCGGAAAGAAGGATTACTTGCCGTCTGCCACTTCAGGCTGGAACACACAGTCCAGCACACCAGCGGGGCAGAGCAGGAACCAAAAagagtttccatttttcttaaccAATTCAAGATTTTATGAGCTTTGTCTAGGTCACCAAAGAACTTGATGAAATACTCCTCCCGGTCTCCCTCTGTGAACCCTGAGACGACAACCGATTCTCTCCCCAAGCTTCATGGATTCACTAACAAATGTTTAAGATCTTGATTACCATAGTCTCTGGTCGTTATCAGTAAGGTAGCTGTGAGAACCAACTCCTTCTTCAACAAGTGGAGTAGGATTCCGGCCACTGGGAGCTGCTGGTACCAGTCTGTACAGGGCGGGCTTTCGTACAAGTTGGAAGACACAGTCATTTCTTCAAAGCCATCAGTGACAAACAGGAGCCTATCGGGATCTCTCCTGAACTCTTCAATGGGGACCTGAGAGTCAGGCCAGTCCCAGGAAAGCAGGCAAGCAAAGGTGGTGTTCACGATCTCTCCCACTTTATGGCAGCTGATgtagaaaacataggagaacgGGTGCTGAAAGAGTATGTCCTCTTCCCAGTGTAGCATGACCTTCATGGCCAGGGTAGTCCCCCCAACACCCGCCAGGCCCTCCAATGCTATCGTCGGTGGCTGGGCTCCAGGCCGGCTCGGATGCAGTAGTCTCCTGGGCTCTCTGGGTCCCTGCTCCCCCGTGTTGTGGAGATATATATGGTCATCAGGCCAAGGGCTGCTGTCCCACAGAACCAATACTTTCATCCTCATCTTCTCTCTGTATCTTCTTCTGTGAGCTAAAACAGAAGGGGGGCAAAAGAGacggccaaaaggcacatgaaaggatactcaacactGTTAATTatcagagcaatgcaaatcaaaactataacgagttatcacctcacaccagccaacatggccatcatcaaaaaatctataaatctataaatagtgtggagaaaagggaaccctcctacactgttggtgggaatgtaaattggtatagccactatggagaacagtatggaggttccttaaaaaactcaaaatagggcttccctggtggcgcagtggttgagagcctgcctgccgatgcaggggacacgggttcgtgccccggtccgggaagatcccacacgccgcggggcggctgggcccgtgagccacggccgctgagcctgcgcgtccggagcctgtgctctgcagcgggagaggccacagcagtgagaggcccgcgtaccgccaaaaaaaaaaaaaaaaaaaaaaaaaaaacaactcaaaatagagctaccatatgccCATTCCTAGGcatgtatctgaagaaaaccataatctgaagggatacatgcaccccaacgttcactgaagcattatttatgatagtcaagacatagaagcaacctaaatgtccatcaacagag
Coding sequences:
- the NLRP13 gene encoding LOW QUALITY PROTEIN: NACHT, LRR and PYD domains-containing protein 13 (The sequence of the model RefSeq protein was modified relative to this genomic sequence to represent the inferred CDS: inserted 1 base in 1 codon; deleted 2 bases in 1 codon; substituted 3 bases at 3 genomic stop codons), translating into MWDGTLRIFEHTKLALLYEQMRAEMNEMAQVWGPQDPNQEEPEMLEEETAHRRRYREKMRMKVLVLWDSSPWPDDHIYLHNTGEQGPREPRRLLHPSRPGAQPPTIALEGLAGVGGTTLAMKVMLHWEEDILFQHPFSYVFYISCHKVGEIVNTTFACLLSWDWPDSQVPIEEFRRDPDRLLFVTDGFEEMTVSSNLYESPPCTDWYQQLPVAGILLHLLKKELVLTATLLITTRDYGNQDLKHLLVNPXSLGRESVVVSGFTEGDREEYFIKFFGDLDKAHKILNWLRKMETLFGSCSAPLVCWTVCSSLKWQTASNPSFRLATQTTTSIHAYFFCSFFATVEVSLSYQSLPEQWRALCSLAAEGMXFSNFTFAKEVMEQGHLEASFTDSLLRLNILRKVSDREERISFTHQGFQAFWGAVFYVLWGTRGSLGGPSKHQEMRVFLNDAFANTNFCWHQMALLSFGLLNTDLARELEDTLRGEMSPRVMDELLDRAEGLEKRDAVSVHFGFLQFFQCLCETQDENFIRQILNHLLEADLDIHGYQRLQVSSFCLKHCQKLRKPRLSVSGPILEMKLASALETLETGVADFRKHQWEDICSVFCNGNMRELDLXSKRNTSSMKELCYKLRNPRCKLQKLTCKLVSPVKILKELVIVLHGNHKLTHLDLSSNNLGITVSKMIFRTLRHSACNLKYLWLESCGLTPRVCHQLFMELSKNSSLKFLSLGDDDLSNIELKRLQGPIGMSKCPLKQLSLEKCSLSAAHCQDLALLLISTQGMTXLCLGINQLQDDDMRLLCASLPHPRVCLRETGVSSSSFGVWK